The Flavobacterium praedii genome window below encodes:
- a CDS encoding phenylacetate--CoA ligase family protein — translation MFKLFDLTLLINGFPMQEAKAELQNILAIPEENYSRFIEQKKTEIVHFHLSNNPFYRELVGSNSFANWSDLPILNKKNLQKPLKERLSLGYTEKSVYLNKTSGSSGHPFVFAKDKYCHALTWASNMYRFGWYGIDFNTSYQARFYGIPMDFIGNRKERFKDYLSHRYRFSIFDLSDEVLEGFLEHFKTKKFDYINGYTSSIVLFAKFLQKKDIVLAAICPTLKVCMVTSEMLFKEDKLLLEKQFGIPIVNEYGASELDLIAFQNLEDEWQVNSETLFVEILDENNQAVPNGTSGRIVITSLFNKAHPFIRYDIGDIGILDEKSTLKKPILKQLIGRTNDVAILPSGKKSPGLTFYYVTKSIIEDDGNVKEFIIKQTKIDLFEIEYVSDFELNTEQIEKINQAVALYLQPNLHFTFTRKKTLERSNRGKLKQFSSFL, via the coding sequence ATGTTCAAACTATTCGACCTAACACTCCTAATAAACGGTTTTCCTATGCAGGAAGCCAAAGCTGAATTGCAAAACATTCTTGCCATTCCTGAGGAAAACTATAGTCGTTTTATCGAACAAAAAAAAACAGAAATTGTCCATTTTCACCTTAGCAATAATCCATTTTACAGAGAATTGGTCGGTTCTAACTCTTTTGCAAATTGGTCTGATTTACCCATTTTAAATAAGAAAAACTTACAGAAGCCTTTGAAAGAAAGACTTTCTTTGGGTTATACCGAAAAATCAGTGTATCTCAATAAAACATCTGGGTCCAGCGGACATCCTTTTGTTTTTGCCAAAGACAAATATTGTCATGCACTAACTTGGGCATCCAATATGTATCGTTTTGGCTGGTATGGAATTGATTTTAACACTTCTTATCAAGCGCGATTTTATGGTATTCCGATGGATTTTATTGGAAACAGAAAAGAAAGATTCAAGGATTATTTGAGTCATCGGTATCGGTTTTCCATATTCGATTTATCTGACGAGGTTTTGGAGGGTTTTTTGGAACATTTTAAAACTAAGAAATTCGATTACATCAATGGTTACACCTCATCGATTGTTTTGTTTGCTAAATTTTTACAGAAAAAAGATATCGTTTTAGCAGCAATTTGTCCCACTTTAAAAGTATGTATGGTCACCTCCGAAATGCTTTTTAAAGAAGACAAACTGCTTTTGGAAAAACAATTTGGCATTCCTATTGTCAATGAATATGGCGCTTCAGAATTGGATTTAATTGCTTTTCAAAATCTAGAGGATGAATGGCAAGTCAACTCGGAAACTTTGTTTGTGGAAATTTTGGATGAAAATAATCAGGCGGTTCCAAACGGAACTTCGGGTCGAATTGTGATTACTTCCCTCTTTAACAAAGCGCATCCTTTTATTCGATATGATATTGGTGATATTGGCATATTGGATGAAAAAAGCACTTTAAAAAAACCTATTCTTAAACAATTAATTGGAAGAACCAATGATGTGGCTATTTTACCCAGTGGTAAAAAATCGCCTGGATTAACGTTTTATTATGTAACCAAAAGTATCATTGAAGACGATGGAAATGTGAAAGAGTTCATCATCAAACAAACTAAGATTGACCTATTTGAAATAGAATATGTCAGTGATTTTGAATTGAATACAGAACAAATCGAAAAAATAAATCAGGCCGTTGCTTTGTACTTGCAACCGAATCTTCACTTTACTTTTACTCGTAAAAAAACCTTGGAAAGAAGTAACCGCGGAAAATTAAAGCAATTTTCTTCTTTTTTGTAA
- a CDS encoding DUF6427 family protein has product MITSVFKKSTPLNFSLVVILMLVFFFLYQIQDVTWTNSVISILQKIGTLVLLLGAIFLTSFISKRNGLSKDSTYTAYFYFSFLIFFPNLFNNPNLILANLFILLAIRRLISLQTLKQTKEKLFDASLWIFIAALFQFWSILYIILVFTSVIFHVSRDYRNWVIPFIALFAVSILFVLTSLIFDINSIAFLQESSKINLNIDYFTNNYQNAAFSIYSTIALFFVVSMFVSLSSRPLVLLSSYKKVIVSFFIGIIIFVLSTNKSNELLVFTFAPMAIMATAHIEISQPKLKEEIVMFVLLACSFFTFFSQL; this is encoded by the coding sequence ATGATAACAAGTGTTTTTAAAAAATCTACACCATTAAATTTTTCATTGGTCGTTATTTTAATGCTGGTTTTCTTTTTTCTATATCAAATTCAAGATGTAACTTGGACAAATTCTGTTATTTCGATACTTCAAAAAATAGGCACATTGGTACTATTATTGGGTGCAATTTTCTTAACTAGTTTTATTTCAAAACGCAATGGTTTGAGTAAAGACAGTACATACACTGCCTATTTCTATTTTTCATTTCTGATTTTTTTTCCTAATTTATTCAACAATCCCAATTTAATTTTAGCTAATTTATTTATACTTTTAGCCATTAGACGATTGATTTCTTTGCAAACCTTAAAACAAACAAAAGAGAAACTTTTTGATGCCTCTCTGTGGATTTTTATAGCGGCATTGTTTCAATTTTGGAGTATTTTATATATTATTTTGGTTTTTACCTCGGTTATTTTTCACGTATCTAGAGATTATAGAAATTGGGTTATTCCATTTATTGCTCTTTTTGCAGTATCGATACTATTTGTTTTAACCTCCTTAATTTTTGATATCAACAGTATAGCCTTTTTGCAGGAGAGTAGTAAAATCAATTTAAATATTGATTATTTTACTAATAATTATCAAAATGCTGCTTTCTCCATTTATAGTACTATTGCATTATTTTTTGTTGTTTCAATGTTTGTATCATTATCGAGCCGACCTTTAGTGCTGCTATCTTCTTACAAAAAGGTGATAGTATCGTTCTTTATTGGAATTATTATATTTGTACTTTCAACAAATAAAAGCAATGAGTTATTAGTTTTTACTTTTGCACCGATGGCAATAATGGCGACAGCTCATATCGAAATCTCTCAGCCCAAGTTGAAAGAGGAAATCGTAATGTTTGTGCTTTTAGCTTGTAGTTTTTTTACGTTTTTTTCCCAATTATAA
- a CDS encoding DUF6341 family protein, with the protein MTSFFEGIQYLFVNILFAPLDFLRSLELKTWFGANTINWIFMIICSVAIVYWIKQLKLHKENGEEFQDTTAHSFLTK; encoded by the coding sequence ATGACATCATTTTTTGAAGGAATACAATATTTATTTGTAAACATTTTATTCGCTCCTTTAGACTTTTTACGTTCACTTGAACTAAAAACTTGGTTTGGTGCCAACACTATCAACTGGATCTTTATGATTATTTGTTCAGTTGCTATCGTTTATTGGATCAAACAATTGAAATTACATAAAGAAAATGGAGAAGAGTTTCAGGATACAACTGCTCATTCTTTCTTGACTAAATAA
- a CDS encoding HigA family addiction module antitoxin, with amino-acid sequence MEKLKNIHPGEILLEEFLVPLDITPYRLSKELKIPQTRISEIAKGNRRITADTAIRLSQYFGNSPKFWLGLQDDYDIEEEQENKGEEIQGIKPFDNQKVA; translated from the coding sequence ATGGAAAAATTAAAAAATATACATCCGGGAGAAATTTTACTTGAAGAATTTCTTGTTCCTTTAGACATAACTCCATATCGGCTGTCTAAAGAATTGAAAATTCCGCAAACTAGAATTTCAGAAATTGCTAAAGGAAACCGGAGAATTACAGCAGATACAGCAATACGCTTGAGTCAATATTTTGGAAACTCCCCTAAATTTTGGCTTGGACTACAAGACGATTATGATATAGAGGAAGAACAAGAAAACAAAGGGGAAGAAATTCAAGGTATCAAGCCTTTTGATAATCAAAAAGTGGCGTAG
- a CDS encoding type II toxin-antitoxin system RelE/ParE family toxin produces MIISFGSKETEKIWNGIVVKKPSIEIQQISRRKLRMLNNSQDLIDLRIPPSNRLEKLSGNLKEFYSILINNQWRIIFNWENGNASNVEIVDYH; encoded by the coding sequence ATGATAATTTCATTTGGATCAAAAGAAACCGAAAAAATTTGGAATGGAATTGTTGTAAAAAAACCTTCAATAGAAATTCAACAAATTTCGAGAAGAAAGCTGAGAATGTTAAACAACTCTCAAGATTTAATAGATTTAAGAATTCCTCCATCGAATCGTTTAGAAAAATTAAGCGGTAATTTAAAGGAATTTTATAGCATTCTGATTAACAATCAATGGCGCATCATTTTTAATTGGGAAAATGGAAATGCTTCAAATGTAGAAATTGTAGATTATCATTAA
- the purD gene encoding phosphoribosylamine--glycine ligase produces the protein MNILLLGSGGREHAFAWKMIQSPLCDTLFVAPGNAGTAQIAKNVDISATDFDAIKTLVLKENIEMVVVGPEDPLVKGIYDFFLNDQDLAAIPVIGPSKIGATLEGSKEFAKEFLMKHNIPTAAYDSFTAETVEKGCKFLETLQPPYVLKADGLAAGKGVLIIQDLAEAQDELRNMLVHQKFGAASSKVVIEEFLDGIELSCFVLTDGKSYKILPTAKDYKRIGEGDTGLNTGGMGAVSPVPYVDAVLMEKIETRIVKPTIEGFQKDGIAYKGFVFIGLINVNNEPIVIEYNVRMGDPETEVVVPRLKSDLVELFLAVANEKLDEFNLEIDERSATTVMIVSGGYPEDFEKGKVITGLEKVTDSIVFHAGTKLENGNVVSNGGRVMAITSYGDNFQEALDKSYKNVNQLHFDKMNFRKDIGFDLI, from the coding sequence ATGAATATTTTATTACTAGGATCGGGAGGAAGAGAACATGCTTTTGCTTGGAAAATGATTCAAAGTCCTCTTTGTGACACCCTTTTTGTAGCTCCAGGAAATGCGGGAACTGCTCAAATTGCAAAAAATGTTGACATCAGTGCCACCGACTTTGATGCCATAAAAACATTGGTTCTCAAAGAAAATATAGAGATGGTAGTGGTTGGTCCAGAAGATCCTTTGGTTAAAGGGATTTATGATTTTTTCTTAAATGATCAAGATTTGGCAGCTATTCCTGTTATAGGGCCTTCAAAAATTGGAGCAACATTAGAAGGAAGTAAAGAGTTTGCCAAAGAATTTTTGATGAAACACAACATTCCAACGGCAGCATACGATAGTTTTACGGCTGAAACAGTTGAAAAAGGATGTAAGTTTCTAGAAACATTGCAACCACCGTATGTTTTGAAAGCAGATGGTCTAGCTGCCGGAAAAGGAGTTTTGATCATTCAGGATCTGGCCGAAGCACAAGATGAATTAAGAAACATGCTAGTTCATCAAAAATTTGGTGCTGCAAGTTCCAAAGTGGTTATTGAAGAATTTCTGGACGGTATAGAGTTAAGCTGTTTTGTATTGACGGATGGTAAAAGTTACAAAATTTTGCCAACTGCCAAAGATTACAAACGTATAGGTGAAGGTGACACAGGTTTGAACACCGGTGGAATGGGAGCAGTTTCTCCAGTTCCTTATGTGGATGCTGTTTTGATGGAGAAAATCGAAACCCGCATTGTAAAACCAACAATCGAAGGTTTTCAAAAAGACGGAATTGCATATAAAGGATTCGTTTTTATTGGACTAATCAATGTCAACAACGAACCAATCGTTATTGAATACAACGTGAGAATGGGAGATCCAGAAACCGAAGTAGTGGTTCCTAGATTAAAATCAGATTTGGTTGAATTGTTTTTGGCTGTAGCCAATGAAAAACTGGACGAATTCAACTTAGAAATTGATGAAAGAAGCGCCACAACTGTAATGATTGTTTCAGGAGGATACCCAGAAGATTTTGAAAAAGGAAAAGTAATTACCGGTTTAGAAAAAGTGACGGATTCTATTGTTTTTCATGCGGGAACCAAATTAGAGAATGGTAATGTGGTAAGCAATGGCGGAAGAGTAATGGCCATTACTTCTTATGGAGACAACTTTCAAGAAGCTTTGGATAAATCATACAAAAATGTAAATCAGTTGCATTTTGACAAAATGAATTTCAGAAAAGACATTGGGTTTGATTTGATCTAG
- the upp gene encoding uracil phosphoribosyltransferase — protein sequence MEIHYLSENNSVLNHFLSQIRNISVQNDSMRFRRNIERIGEIMAYEMSKSLHYKAVDIQTPLGIKKTTEIAEQLVLCSILRAGLTLHQGFLNYFDHAENGFISAYRHHPNHDDYFDILVEYQAIADINDKNVLLLDPMLATGQSIVAVFNKLMERGTPKEIHIAVIIAAPEGIEHLKQHLPDSCHLWIASLDEKLNEKSYIVPGLGDAGDLAYGNKL from the coding sequence ATGGAAATTCATTATTTATCAGAAAATAACAGTGTCTTAAATCACTTTTTAAGCCAAATTAGAAATATCAGCGTTCAAAATGATAGTATGCGTTTTCGAAGAAACATTGAGCGAATTGGTGAAATTATGGCTTATGAAATGAGTAAATCATTGCATTACAAAGCAGTTGATATACAAACACCTCTTGGCATCAAAAAAACCACCGAAATTGCTGAACAATTGGTGCTCTGTTCTATTTTAAGAGCTGGTTTAACCTTACACCAAGGTTTTTTAAACTATTTTGACCATGCTGAAAATGGTTTTATTTCGGCCTATAGACACCATCCCAATCATGATGACTATTTTGATATACTAGTAGAATACCAAGCTATAGCTGATATTAATGATAAAAATGTGTTATTATTAGATCCAATGTTGGCCACAGGACAATCTATAGTTGCTGTTTTTAATAAACTAATGGAAAGAGGTACTCCAAAAGAAATTCATATTGCCGTGATTATTGCTGCGCCAGAAGGAATCGAACATCTAAAGCAACATTTACCAGATAGTTGTCACCTTTGGATTGCTTCCTTAGACGAAAAACTTAATGAAAAAAGTTATATAGTTCCTGGGCTTGGAGATGCAGGTGATCTGGCTTACGGAAATAAGTTATAA
- a CDS encoding DUF4254 domain-containing protein codes for MFSKLAYSVFEQSIKDYHQFDNVDQPINNPFPKEKFEHLLYLKNWIDTVQWHFEDIIRDPNIDPVAALTLKRRIDASNQERTDMVEYIDGYFLQKYSHVAVKDNAKINSESPAWAFDRLSILALKIYHMNEEATRAEASQDHRDKCQAKLNILLEQRTDLSLAIDDLLTDIENGDKFMKVYKQMKMYNDDDLNPVLYQNKK; via the coding sequence ATGTTTTCAAAATTAGCTTATTCAGTATTTGAGCAAAGTATAAAAGATTATCATCAATTTGATAATGTTGACCAACCCATAAATAATCCTTTTCCAAAAGAAAAATTCGAGCATTTGTTGTATCTAAAAAACTGGATCGACACCGTACAATGGCATTTTGAAGATATCATTCGTGATCCGAATATTGATCCAGTTGCGGCTTTGACTTTGAAAAGAAGAATCGATGCATCGAATCAAGAACGTACCGATATGGTAGAATATATCGATGGTTATTTTCTTCAAAAATACAGCCATGTTGCCGTTAAAGACAATGCAAAAATCAATTCAGAAAGTCCAGCATGGGCTTTTGACAGATTGTCTATCTTGGCATTAAAAATTTATCACATGAACGAAGAAGCTACTCGCGCCGAAGCTTCACAAGATCATAGGGACAAGTGTCAAGCTAAATTGAATATTCTTTTAGAACAAAGAACTGATTTGTCTTTGGCAATCGATGATTTATTGACAGATATCGAAAACGGAGACAAATTCATGAAAGTGTACAAACAAATGAAAATGTACAACGACGATGATTTGAATCCTGTTTTGTATCAAAATAAAAAATAA